One Gemmatimonadota bacterium genomic window, AAGTCGATAAAGCTTTCTGGCGAACTTCCTGCGTTGCCCGCGCTCGGTGAGACCACCCAGATAGGGAACCGAGTTTATGAGCGAATTCGCTATAGCGATCTGTTCCGCACCGGGCTCCGGCTCGCGGGCCAGGCCTACACGACAGAAGTCAAGCGCTTCCTGGTAGTTCCGGAACAGTAAAGCCCGGGGCACGCCGAGCAGTTGTGCCGTGTAACGCCAGATGGTCATGAAACTATCGCGTTGTTCGTCGTCCAGGCGAACGCCGAGCCATTCTCCGAACTTAAGGCACTGGGCGGAGAAATGGCCGTGGCGAGAACCACATGGGAAGCGTTGATTGGTACACCGTCGGCGGTTTCGTCCCATCCGTCCCATTCTCGGAGTTGCTTTCTTACCTGCGCGTGGATCAGCCGGATGCGAAGCGTCAGTTTCCGCCCATCCCCATCTCTGTCCAGTGCGTGAGGCATCAGTATTTCCATAAGGTGCCTGAGGTTCTGCTGCGTCCTTCGGATCCCGAAATCCGTCATGCGGCCTGTCGCGAAAAACGACTTGGCGATAACGGTGGAGAATCCTTGGACGCCGCTGCCGACGACGAAAGTGAGCGCCAGGACATCCGAGTTCGCGTGGAACCCCCGACACCCCGCATAGACCTGCTGGGAATCAAACCAGGCGGGTACCGGTTCAACAGCCTTGAAGAAGTCGATAAGCGGCTGGGGGGCCCGGCTCAGTGTCTGTTCCTCGTTGTCCATGCCGGCCCGGACGAAAGACTGACTCGTGTCCTCGTTCAGGTCCGCGAGCGATTCGACGGCGGCGTCAGCCAACGGGTCGCCCACGGCCAGGTGCTCCACATACTGCCGTGCCCATTCGGGATCGGAAGCTCGGGTACGTTGATATCCGTTTCGAAAGGAGGTTGGGATGGACATTGTTTGCGGTATGCACTCCACCTGGCGTCCGGTAGCCGGACCATCCTTTTGCCGTCCAGAATCCGGGTCGCCCGATGGACCTTGTTACGAGTTGTTTAGTGAGACAGAGACTCCTCTACAGCGTCTCCAGGCAGAGGGCGGATCGAACTACCGTTCGGCCATCCGTTGACAAATACTGCTGAACATCGCATAAAGGTTCAATATAAGAAAACTCGACGAGTACAAAAGATTTATCGACATCAAAATATGACTATAACATGCTTATGTACTGTTATTAAGTAATTATAGCGTCATCATTAGCCCCTTTGGGCAAATACAGCCCAATGAATGGAGGCTGATGACGTATCGGGAGTGTGAATGCAGTCGCGGCGACCGAGACTCCGGAGGCCGCTTGACTTCAAAAGAGAGTGCGGAAATGGAGGCTGACCGGAAAAGTTTACCGACGAGGACGAGTTGCAGACCTGTCACAACCTGTAGACATAGTAAGTAGACATAGTAATTGGTGGCCGTTAACAGAACCTATTTGAATCGTGAAACACTTATCGGATCGTGGATGAAAGGATCTCGACAGGAGGAAGAACCTCCTCCCGGCCTGAAGAAACCTACGCTGGCCTGTTGAATCTGCGTTCGATCTCCTCGAGCGGCATGCGAACCACGGTGGGACGGCCCCGGGGCGTCACATAGGGCGTTTCCGTGGCGAAAAGATCGTTTACGAGCCCGTTCATCTCCTGCAGGGACAGCGATTCACCCTTCCGGATTCCTGCATGGGAGGAAAAAGTAAGCGCGATGCGTTCTTCCGTCTTGAGATTCTTTTCGGGCATTTCCTGCAGGTTTTCAATCATACGGTGAAAGAGTGTATCTACACCCTGGTTGCTCGCCATGCAGGGAACGGCGTCAACGACCACGGTCTGTTCACCGAACAGTTTCACATTGAATCCCAGCCGGGTAAAGTGATCGAAGTGTTCCCGGACCAGTGCAATCTGCGGCGCCATGAGATCGAGGGTCACCGGAAACAGCAACTGCTGGGAGGGGGCGGACTCGTGGCCCATCGTCCTCAGCGCCCGTTCGAACAGTACGCGTTCGTGTGCGGCGTGCTGGTCGATGAGCATGAATCCGCCTCTAACCTGGGCCAGGATATAGGCGTTGTGCAGTTGCCACAGCGATATCATTTCCGCATCGTTGTGCTCCCTGACCGTTCCCTGTCCCGTCTCGTCACGCTCCCCGCGCTCCGCGTCCGCCGGCGCATAGGTCCACTCGCCCGAAGGATCCCCGTCGTTTCCGCGCGCGGGACCGAAAAGGTCGATCTGGGTCCTGCGCGCCTTGGCCGGTTCGTGGTCAGGCGCGCTCACGTTGCCGGGCGCCGCGGCCGGCGTCATTTCGGATACGTCCGGCGTATCCGTTTCGAAAACGGGCACCACGTCCGAGTTCTGAAGCGCCAGACGTATGGCCCGCAGGAGCCGCTCATACACCCTGGACTCGTCGGAGAACCGGACCTCTCGCTTTGCGGGATGCACATTGACGTCCACCTGGTCGAGATCGATGTTCAGGAAGACGATGGATACGGGATACCGGTCCCGGGGTAGAATCGAACCATACCCTTCGAACACGGCGCGGTTCAGGGCGCGGCTGGATACCGGCCTGAGGTTGATGAACAGGTACTGGTGAGTACGGGAAACCCTGGCGGCGTCCGGACGGCTGATGAACCCGTGTATCTTGACGAGGTCGTCGTAGAACGTGACCGGTATCATCTGGTTCATGAGCGTGTTGCCCATGACGGCCTGCGCGCGGGTATAGGTGTTGGATACGGCGGGCAGGGAAAGGGTATCCCGTCCGTCGACCGTCAACGTGAAGGCGATCCCGGGATAGGCCATCGCGGTGGAGGAAACCACGGAGACCACATGGCGCGTCTCCGTACCCGTTGTCCGTAGAAACTTCCGGCGGGCGGGCACGTTGTAGAACAACTGCGATACGGCGATCGTCGTACCCGTTGCCCGACCGGCGTCCGTTACCCGAGGCGCCGAACCCCCTTCGATGCGAATGCGGGTCCCGGCCGCTTCCCCTTTCGTATTCGTCGTCAGATCCACCCGGGACACGGAGGCAATGCTGGCCAGCGCCTCGCCCCGAAATCCGAAAGTGCCGATGCGGTAGAGGTCGTCTTCGCTGCCGATCTTGCTGGTCGCGTGACGCTCGAAGGCCAGCAGCGCGTCCTCCCGGGACATGCCACCGCCGTCGTCCATGACGCGTATGAGCTGCTTCCCGCCCGACTTGATCTCCACGGAAATCCGCTCGCCGCCGGCGTCGATCGCGTTTTCGACCAGTTCCTTCACGACCGAGGCGGGGCGCTCGATCACCTCGCCCGCGGCGATCATGTTCGCCAGCTTCTCGGGCAGCACCCTGATTTGATCAGCCATGCATCACCTGAATTACCACGCTTACTCCCCGTATGTGATACGGTATATCATCCCGGAGTAGTCATCAGAAACAAGCAGGGATCCGTCCGGCATGACCTCGACGTCGGCCGGGCGTCCGTAAATCTCCTCGTCCTCGAGCCAGCCCGCGGCGAAATCCTCGTAACCCGCGGACTCGTTGCCGTCCAGGCGCACCAGGGTGATCCGGTACCCGATCCGCTCGTCCCGGTTCCAGGATCCGTGCTCGGCGATGAACACCTGGTGTCGATATTCGGGCGGAAACATGTCGCCGGTGTAGAACCTCATGCCCACCGCGGCCACGTGGGGACCGAGATCCTGCACGGGCGGTACCATGGAATCCAAGGGGCGCCTGCCGCCGAATTCGGGATCCGGAATGTCCGTGCCATGGTGATACGGGAAGCCGAAATGCTGGCCGGCTTCGGTCACGCGGTTCAACTCGTCCGGCGGGATGTCGTTGCCCATGAGGTCCCGCCCGTTGTCGGTAAACCAGAGTTCGCCTGTCTCCGGGTGCCAGTCGAAGCCCACCGTATTGCGCACACCGCTCACGTAGACTTCCAGGTCCGTTCCGTCCGGGTTCATGCGCATGATGGTTGCGTAACGCGGATCAACGCGTTCACAGATGTTGCACGGAGCCCCCACGGGCACGTACAGCTTGCCGTCGGGACCGAACCGTATGAACTTCCAGCCGTGATGTCGGTCGGACGGGAACCCCCGGCTGACCACGACCGGTTCCGGGGGATCATCCAGCCTGTTTTCGATGTCGTCGTACCGAAGCACCTGGTTGATATCGGCGACGTAGAGCGCTCCGTCTCGAAAGGCGATGCCGCTCGGCATTTTCAGCCCACTATCTAGAGTGAGCACCTCGTCGGCGACAAAATCCCCGTCCCTGTCCCTGACGGCGTATACATTCCCGGCGCGCCGGGAACCCACGAAGAGGGTGCCGCCGGGGCCCATGGCCATGGCCCGCGCGTTGCGGACACTGCTGGCGTAAACGGCGATCCGGAAGCCTTCCGGCAAATGGATTCGGGACAGGAGAGGATTGGATTCCGGGGATCCGTCACCGGGCGCGGGAGTCGTTCCACACGCGACCATCAGGAAACCTAGCAGGAACAGACGTGGAGTCCAAATGCGGATTGGGGTCATTGAAACGGGTCGGTGGTGATTGTTGCGGTGGTGGAATCCGGCCGGAGACGCGCGGTGCGCGCCGGGGACCTGAAGTCCTTTCCGGTTATACCCATGGTAAGGATACCAGGGATACAAATCAAGGGCAAACTGAGGCTTGCTTTTGAGGTTGTCGACCGTTAACGTTTACCACGAGTTTGGCAGTAAACTTCCCATCGGGAACCGGCCATGTCGCGTATCGAACGCCTGCAAAACTACGGTATAGACGCGTATCCCGCCCGGGTCGGCAGGACGCATACGGTGCGCCAGGCGCGGGAATCCGGAGTCGTCGAAAACGCGACCGTTATTGCCGGCCGGCTTGTCCGGCTGAATCCGCGGGCCGGGAGCGGCGTACTCGAGGACTGGACCGGCACGGTCGACCTCGCCCTGGATGAACCGGCCTTGTCTGAAGTCCTTTCCCAGGTTTTTTCAGGCGACCTCGTGGAATGTGCGGGTACCTGGGAAAACGACGTATACACTGTTACCGACCTCAGGCTCCTGGCGCCCCGGCTGCGTGACGCGCCTGAACCGGAAGCGGCCGGCGCCGTGCGCATCCGCGCACGCATCATGTCCGGGACCCGTTCTTTTTTCGAATCCCGCGGCTTCATCGCCGTGGACACGCCGACCCTTATGACCGTGCCGGACCTGACGCCGGCGTTGCGTTCGTTTCAAACGCAATACGTGGACGGCGAAGGCGGAACACGGACCTTATACCTGCAGACCTCGCCCGAACACTACATGAAACGTCTGTTGGCGGCGGGCTGCGAACGGATTTACCAGATTTGCCGGTTCTATCGCAATGGCGAACGATTCGACACCCACCATCCCGAATTCACCGGACTGGAGTGGTACGAGGCCTTTGCCGATTACGGCGCGGTCATGGCCACCACCGAAGACTACGTGACGTCACTGGCCGAGACGCTCACCCAGGCCGGAGAACTGACCT contains:
- a CDS encoding sorbosone dehydrogenase family protein; this encodes MVACGTTPAPGDGSPESNPLLSRIHLPEGFRIAVYASSVRNARAMAMGPGGTLFVGSRRAGNVYAVRDRDGDFVADEVLTLDSGLKMPSGIAFRDGALYVADINQVLRYDDIENRLDDPPEPVVVSRGFPSDRHHGWKFIRFGPDGKLYVPVGAPCNICERVDPRYATIMRMNPDGTDLEVYVSGVRNTVGFDWHPETGELWFTDNGRDLMGNDIPPDELNRVTEAGQHFGFPYHHGTDIPDPEFGGRRPLDSMVPPVQDLGPHVAAVGMRFYTGDMFPPEYRHQVFIAEHGSWNRDERIGYRITLVRLDGNESAGYEDFAAGWLEDEEIYGRPADVEVMPDGSLLVSDDYSGMIYRITYGE
- the mutL gene encoding DNA mismatch repair endonuclease MutL translates to MADQIRVLPEKLANMIAAGEVIERPASVVKELVENAIDAGGERISVEIKSGGKQLIRVMDDGGGMSREDALLAFERHATSKIGSEDDLYRIGTFGFRGEALASIASVSRVDLTTNTKGEAAGTRIRIEGGSAPRVTDAGRATGTTIAVSQLFYNVPARRKFLRTTGTETRHVVSVVSSTAMAYPGIAFTLTVDGRDTLSLPAVSNTYTRAQAVMGNTLMNQMIPVTFYDDLVKIHGFISRPDAARVSRTHQYLFINLRPVSSRALNRAVFEGYGSILPRDRYPVSIVFLNIDLDQVDVNVHPAKREVRFSDESRVYERLLRAIRLALQNSDVVPVFETDTPDVSEMTPAAAPGNVSAPDHEPAKARRTQIDLFGPARGNDGDPSGEWTYAPADAERGERDETGQGTVREHNDAEMISLWQLHNAYILAQVRGGFMLIDQHAAHERVLFERALRTMGHESAPSQQLLFPVTLDLMAPQIALVREHFDHFTRLGFNVKLFGEQTVVVDAVPCMASNQGVDTLFHRMIENLQEMPEKNLKTEERIALTFSSHAGIRKGESLSLQEMNGLVNDLFATETPYVTPRGRPTVVRMPLEEIERRFNRPA
- the epmA gene encoding EF-P lysine aminoacylase EpmA encodes the protein MSRIERLQNYGIDAYPARVGRTHTVRQARESGVVENATVIAGRLVRLNPRAGSGVLEDWTGTVDLALDEPALSEVLSQVFSGDLVECAGTWENDVYTVTDLRLLAPRLRDAPEPEAAGAVRIRARIMSGTRSFFESRGFIAVDTPTLMTVPDLTPALRSFQTQYVDGEGGTRTLYLQTSPEHYMKRLLAAGCERIYQICRFYRNGERFDTHHPEFTGLEWYEAFADYGAVMATTEDYVTSLAETLTQAGELTYQGTRVDLRPPWPRYRVRDFFLDRSGIDLDDCDDREAFASTARARGYEVREDDDWDDLFHRIFLTAVEPALPAGRPVFLTEYPAQLPSLARRVPDNPRYVERFELYMGGLELANAFTELNDPVEQRARFEADLAVMRSRAGREHYDGGVDEALLAALEYGMPPSGGIAFGLDRLAMLFSDAPTIDPMIMFRDF